Within Deinococcus actinosclerus, the genomic segment GGAGGTCAGCGCCCGCCTGGGCATTCCAAGCCGCGAGCTGCAACGCGCCGTGAGCACCACCCAGCCGCTGCGGCTGCGGCACCCGAAGTTCGGGGAGGGCGTGTTCATGCAGGGCTTCCACCAGGGCGAGCGCCGTGAGGTCCTGCTGTACTTCCCCGGCGTGGGCCAGAAACGGCTACTGCTGAAGTTCGCGGGCCTGACCGTCATCGAGGCGGCGCCCACACCCGTGTCGGCCCTGAACCCGGTCTCCTGACCCGCCCCGGCGTCTTGACCTGCGGTGCCGGGCGCCCCTATACTCGTACCCGCCTGAAACAGACGTTCAGGACGGCAGTACAGGGATATGGTGTAATGGCAGCACAACAGATTTTGGATCTGTTTGTCTAGGTTCGAATCCTAGTATCCCTGCCAGACCCAGCGGCCCCCGGAGCGATCCGGCGGGCCGCTTCTGCTGTGCCCCCCGGCCGCCCCGCTGCCGGGCACTTTTCTGACCGGCCGATCATGAGCCACGTCACGTTCCGGCTCATGTTGCGTCAGCCTGCCTTCACCGCCCGTCAGGTGACCTTCCTTACCATTCAGGGCAGGACAACACCCCCGGCCTCCACACACTCCCGCACGGCGAGAATCACCGCGCGGCGGAAGGCCCGGCCCGTCCCCTGGAGCCCCCCATGAAGAAGCCCGCCCTGCTGCTCGCCCTGACCGCTTCCATCCTCGGCGCCGCCACCCCCGCCCTCGCCGCGCCCAAACTGAGCGCGCAGAGCATCATCGTCAATCCCGTGCCCACCAGCCTCAGCGCCCGCGTCTGGGTGGACCGCGACCCGGGTGGCGACCGCACCCCCTTCTACCGCGTCGGCGACCGCATCAGCATCAGCACGACCGTGAACGAGGACGCCTACGTGTACCTCTTCAACATCAACCCCGACGGCACCACCGACCAGATCCTCCCCAACCGCCTGAGCGGCAGCGCCTTCGTCCGCGCCGGGCAGACCCGCACCTTCCCCGCCCAGGGCGACAACTTCGTGTTCAACATCAGCGGCCCGCGCGGCATCAACAAGGTGCTGGTCATCGCCAGCCGCACCCCGCTGAACCTTGACCAGCTCAGCCAGTACCAGCAGGGCGAGACCTTCGCCACCGTGCAGCCCAAGACCCAGGCGGGCCTCGCGCAGGCGCTGAGCATCGTCGTGAACCCCGTCGAGCAGCCGGTCCCGCAGCAGAACTGGACGAGCGACACCGTCCGCTACAGCGTCGGCCGCTAAGCCAGACAGCACCCAGCAGCGCGCCCCCCGATTCACACGGGGGGCGCGTGTCTGGCTCTCAGCGCTTCGTACCAGCACCCTTCGGGTCAGCGTCGCCGCTGTGGTCGTAGCGCCGCCAGATCAGGCGCTGCACGACCGCGTCGCCCAGCGCGGGAATCAGGCCGTCGAGCCACACGAGCGGCTGGTACAGGCGCGGCACGATGGTCTCGGCCTTCGGGCGCAGCAGCACGCGCGCCACGGCCCGGGCGACCACCTCGGGGCCCGGCATGGGGAGGCGGGCGCTGGCAGTCATCTCGCTCCTGACGAAGCCCGGCGCGACCAGGCTGACGTGCACGCCGGTGCCGAGCAGTTCGCGCCGCAGCGCGAGGCTGAAGCCCCGGATGCCGAACTTGCTGGCGGAGTACATGCCGTTCGTGGCGGCCCGCCCGGCGACCGAGCCGATGTTCACGATGTGACCGCTGCCGCGCGCCTGGAGTTCGGGCAGCACCAGCCGCGTAAGTTCGATGGGCGCCTCCAGGTTCACGCGCAGCACGCGCAGGGGATCGGGGTCGTTCCACCACCAGCCCTTCTCGACGGTCACGCCGGCGTTGTTGATCAGGGTATCGATCCGCCCGAAGTGCGCGTGGGCCGCCGCGATCAGTGCGCGGCGTGAGGTGTCGTCGGTGACGTCGGTGGGGACGGCCAGCACCCGCGCGCCGCTGGGGTCGAGCTGCCGCGCCAGGGCGTGGAGTTCGTCGGCGCGGCGCGCGGCGATGACCAGCGCGTAGCCCAGGCTGGCGAGTTCCGTCGCGGTGGCCCGCCCGATCCCGCTGGACGCCCCGGTCAGGAGCACGACAGGCCGCGCGGTGGGGTGGCGGGGGGCAGGGGCAGGCTGGGTCATAGGGGTGATGGTATCCCCAAGGAGCGCTCAGGTGCGCGTCAGCCGCGCGCCGGACACTGGGGGGATGATCCGCCGCCACCTGCCTCACGCGCTGCTGGGGGGCCTGCTGCTGGGCTCTGCCCTGGCCGCCACGTCCATTCCCGGCCGGCCGCCCGCGCCCACCGTGCCGGTCCCCGTGGCCCCGGCGCCGCTGGAGGAGATCCCGCCCCTCTCGCCCAGCACTCCGGCCCCCGGCACCACTCCCAGCACGGTGGCGCCCGCACCGCGCCCGGTCACACCCACGACCCCCGCAGCGCAGCCGGTGACGCCGGGCGATCCGCTGTTCGCCGCTCAGTGGAACCTCGCGCTGATCCGCATGCCGCAGGCCTGGGCGCTGGAACGCAGCGCGCCCGTGACCGTGGCCGTGCTGGACACCGGGTACGTGCGCAGCGCGGAGCTGGGCGCGCGGGCCGTGAACGGCTACGACTTCGTCAGTGACCCCCGGCGCGCCGGGGACGGCAGCGGACGTGACGCGGACGCCAGCGCCGTCGGCACGTTCGCGTACCACGGCGAGGTGATCGCCAACCTGATCGGCGCGGCCCACGACGGACGCGGCATGGCCGGCATCAACCCGGCGGCGAGGATCGTGCACGTGCGCGTGGCCGACACCGAGGGCACCATCACCGTGCCGGACCTCGTGGACGGCCTGAAGTGGGCGGCGGGCATCCCCGTGGCGGGCGCGCCCGTGAACCCGAACCCGGCGAAACTCCTGAACCTCAGTCTGTTCGCGGACTTCATCCCGCTGACGGGCTGCGACGCGCGCGTGCAGGCCGCCGTGGACGCCGTCACCGCCCGGGGCGCGCTGGTCATCGCGGGGGCTGCCAATGACGGCCAGGACGCGAGCGGGTACTCGCCCGCCGGGTGCCGGAACGTGCTGACCGTCACCAGCGTCACCGAGGCCGGTCAGCGGCCCGCGTACGCCAACTGGGGCCGCAGCGTCGCGCTGGCTGCGCCGGGGGGCGACCCTGCGCGCGGCATTCCCAGCCTCAGCGTGAGCGGGCCCGGCGGGCAGCGCAGCCCGAACGGCACCAGCTTCGCCGCGCCGCACGCGACCGGGGTGGCCAGCCTGCTGCTGGGCGTCCGGCCGGCACTCAGTCCCGCCCTGCTGCGCGCGTACCTGACCGGCAGCGCCACGCCCTTCCCCGGTGGGCGCTGCGATCCGCAGCCAGCCCAGACCTGCGGCGCGGGCACCCTGAACGCCGAAGGAGCCCTGAAGCGCGCGCTGGCCTCCAGCCTCGGGAAGTGAGGCGGGACCACCGGCCCCCTGCCCAGCACGTACCCTGTGGAGCATGAGGTTCCCGCAATGAACGCGCCCGCCTGGCGTATCTGGCTCGTCGTGGCCCTGATGTGCGGCTGGGGCATCCTCGCCATCCGTTTCGCCACCAAGCAGGAGTGGCCCATGGCCCTGCTGTGCGTCGTCCTGCTCGTCAGCAACGGCGTCACCCTGTACCGCCTGACGAAAAACGGCAAGTAGGCCGCACCGGCGAAAGCAAGAAACCCCCGCCGTAAGCGGGGGTTTTTCTCTGTGGTGTGCCCGAAGGGATTCGAACCCCTGGCCTTCTGATCCGTAGTCAGACGCTCTATCCAGCTGAGCTACGGGCACGTCCTGTATGGTGCGGTGCGGAGCTCGTTGCTCAGCCGAAAGAGATTACAGGACCCGGGCGGAAATTGCAAGTGCCCGTGAATGGGCCTGGGGAGGCGCCCCGCACAGGGGGTCAAAACAGCGAACCCCCGCGCGGGGCGGGGGCTCTTGTCTGGTGTGCCCGAAGGGATTCGAACCCCTGGCCTTCTGATCCGTAGTCAGACGCTCTATCCAGCTGAGCTACGGGCACGTCCGTGATGCTGTATTCAACGTGTGGCGCGTTGAATGGTGGCGAAGAGGGAGGGATTCGAACCCTCGATACCTTGCGGTATACACCCTTAGCAGGGGTGCGGTTTCAGCCACTCACCCACCTCTCCAGTCCGGTTGTCATGTTTTGGCGAGGGGTGAGGGATTCGAACCCCCGGTAGGTTGCCCTACTACGGTTTTCAAGACCGTTGCCTTCAACCACTCGGCCAACCCCCCCTGCGTGGCGGGGCGCGCCCTGTGCTGAACTCAGGCGCGAGGGGAAGTATAAGAGGGGGGGCGCGTCCTGTCAAATGCCGGTCAGGGGCGGCGGCGCAGCAGCGCCAGTGCCAGGAGGGGCAGCGCCAGCAGGGGCAGCGCGGGCAGCGCCGCGCGCCACGTCCCGGGGCGGGGCGCGTGGGCCTCGCCGCGGAGCAGGGCGTCCAGGGCGTCCTCGTGCGGGGTGCGGGGGGGCGCGGGGCGGGCAGCGGGTGGGAGGGTCAGGTCGGCGTGCAGGGTGTCCTCGCGGTACTCGTTTTCCAGCGGGTGCCCGCTGTGCGCGGCGCGGTCCAGTCCGGCCTGCCGCAGTTCGTCCGGGGTGCCCTCCGTGACCCAGGGGGCCAGGGCCAGGAAGCCGGGGCGCGGGTCGGTCAGGACGTAGCTGCGCAGGCTGGGGGCCTGCTCGGCGGGGCCGGTGATGGCGCTCTGGCCGTCGAAGGTGAGGTCGAGGAGGTTCCCGACGACCATGGGATTCACGGCGTAGGGAATCTGGCGCTGCGCGGTGACCTGCCAGCTGCTTTCCAGCCACGCGACGGGCTGGTCGCGCACCCGGGCGGGATCGGGCGGGAGGCCCTCCTGACTGGTCCAGGGAGCGCCGTTCGCGTCGGGTTGCAGCAGGACGGTGCAGCCCTGCGCGGCCAGCGACCCGATGACGTCCGCGCGGAACGCGTCGAGGCTGATGGCGACGCCCAGGTCCCCGGCGGGCGTGGGAAACACCCGCAGGTCGCTCAGGTCGCCGGGCGTCAGGTCGACGCCGCCGGCCTCCTCGTCGGGCGTGAGGTGCACCTTGTCGGTCACGCCGATCAGGTCGCCGTGCGGGTCGAGCAGGACGGTCTGGTTCGTCAGGACGCCGGGCGCGCGGCGCAGGACCTCGCCGTGGCGCGTATAGCGGGGCATCGGGGCGCTGCCGCAGCACAGGTACACGCCGTACTCGCGGGCCAGCTCGCGGCAGGTCCGCAGGTACAGTTCGGTGTTCGTGTCGATGTCCGCGAGTTGCAGGGCGCGGATGGGCGACACCCGCTCGCGCAGCAGGACCGGCAGGGCGCGCGGCAGCCGCGCGAGGAACAGCGCCAGCGCCACCCGCTCGAAGGTGCGCAGGCGCAGCGCCCAGCCGCCGCCGCGCAGCACGAGCGGCAGGCCGTTCAGTTCGGTCAGCACGACGAGGTTCACGCCGCCCTCCTGGAGGTGCGGGCGGGCCATGTCCAGCTGGGCGCGCATCCAGCGGCGGAACGCGTCGGGCGTCGTGAAGTCGCGCGCACTCCAGTGGGGTTGCACGGCGACCGCGCGGACGTGCCTCGGGGCCTGCGGGGTGGGGGCAGTCATGCCCCGCAGGGTAGCGGGTGCGGCGGGGAACCCGGGCCGCGAATGCGTGAGGAGGGGTGGCTGCACAGCAGCCAGGCGCGGTCCCGCGCGGGTCCGTATGCTGGGGTATGCCTGCACCCTCCGGCCCGCAGCTGCCGATCTTCGAGTGGCTGGGCGACGCGGCCCTGACCGTGCGCACGCCGCTGGCCCGCGAACTGTACGCCAGCCTGCGCGCGCAGCCGCTGCGTGGCGTGCAGGAGGCGGTGCCCGCCCTGGACCTGCTGACGCTGCTGCTCGACCGCTCCACCGACGGCGAGGCCGTCCCGGAGGCCGTGAGGGCGCGGCTGGCGACCCTGCACCCCGCGCCGGGCGGCACCGGGCGGACGCTGGTGGTGCCCGTGACCTTCGGCGGCCCGGACCTCGACTGGTGCGCGGCGCACGCGGGCCTGAGCAGGGCCGGATTCGTGGGGGCGCTGTGCGCGGCCCCGCTGGAGGTGGCGTTCCTGGGCTTCACGCCGGGCTTCGCGTTCCTGACCGGCCTGCCGAGCGAATTGCAGATGCCGCGCCTGGACACCCCGCGCGAGCGGGTCCCGGCGGGCAGCGTGGCGCTGGGCGGCCCCTGGGCGGGCGTGTACCCGCGTGAGACGCCGGGCGGGTGGCGGCTGGTGGGGCGCACGGCCCTGAACTTCTTCGACCTGTCCCGCGCGGCCCCGGTGCCGTGGCAGCCCGGCGACCGGGTACGCTTCGAGGTCCGCGCGTGACCGCCCCCCTGCCCCGGGGGTCCCGGCCGGTGCCCGGTGGGCCGCTCGCCACCGGCGCGACCGTCCTGCGCGCGGGCGTGCAGAGCACCGTGCAGGACGCCGGGCGGCGCGCGCGGGCGCTGGGCGTCCCGGCGGGCGGCGCGGCGGACCCGGTCGCGCGGCGGCTGGCGAACGCCCTGGTGGGCAACGCGGCGGACGCGGCGGGCCTGGAGGTCACGCTGGGCGGTCCCACGGTCCTCTTTCACGAGGCGGCGCTGGTCAGCCTGTGCGGCGCGCCGTTCGACGCGACGCTCGACGGCGTTTCCTTCCCGCTGTGGCGGGCCGTGCCCGTGCAGGCCGGGCAGACCCTGACGGTCGGCGGAACGGCGCGTGGCCTGCGGGCGTTCCTGGCGGTGCGCGGCGGCCTGCACGGGCACGAGGTCTTCGGCAGCCGCGCCACCGATCTGCGCGCCGGCTTCGGCGGGCTGGAGGGGCGGGCGCTGCGGCCCGGGGATCACCTGACGTGGGCTCCCCTGCCCGCCCGGGCGGCGCGGCGGGCGTTCATCGCCCCGGACCTTCACACGCCCACCGGACCACACCACGAGCTGCGGATGCTCGGCACCGGCGACCTGACGGACGACCTACGCGCCGCCCTGCTGGACCGGCCCTTCACGGTCAGTCCGCAGGCGGACCGCATGGGCGCGCGCCTGAGCGAATCGGTCGCGGCCCCGCGCGACCCGGCGCGGCCCAGCCTGCCGAACGTGCCGGGCCTGCTCCAGCTGCCGCCGGACGGCCGCCCGATCCTGCTGCTGCCCGACGCGGGCACGCACGGCGGCTACCCCACGCCGCTGGTCGTGATCCGCGCCGACCTGCCCCGCCTGGGCCAGCTGCGGCCCGGCGACACCCTCACCCTGCGCGAGGTGAGCCGCCAGGACGCCCGCGCCGCGCACCTCGCGCAGGAGCGGGCGCTGCGGCCGGCGGAATGGAGTCTCGCGCTGTGAGCCGGGAGCGGGGCTGACCCCGCCCGGCTGGCGGCCTCCCCCTTATTTCAGCGCGGCTTCCAGGGGCAGGTCGTGGCCGTGCGCCAGCGCGCGCAGGTCGTCCGGCGTGGCAGGGCTGGGGGTCACGTCGGGGCTCAGCGGTTGCCCACGCAGGTCGTTGGCGCGGCCGATCGTGACCGACAGGCCCCGCTCGCCGCTCAGCCCACCGATCACGGTGACGGTATTGCCCACGCCGTAGGTCGGCTCGCCGATCAGGGTGGCCCCACCCTGCGCGGCGAGCTGCGCGACGATCTCGGAGGCGCTGGCGGAGCCCTCGTTCACGAGCAGGGTCAGCCGCCCGGTCCAGCGGGCCGGGGTCTTCACGGTCAGCACCGGGCTGGTAGGGTCGCAGCGCACGCCCGCGAGCACCTGCCCCGCCCGGTACGCGAAGGTGACGTCCTGTCCGTCCAGCGTCTCGATGGTCTCGCCGGCGCGCTCGCCGACCAGGGCGCCCGCCACGCCGATCGCCTCGGACAGCAGGCCGCCGCCGTTGCCGCGCACGTCCACGATCAGGTGGGCCGCACCCGACTGCTGCGCGCCGCTGATCAGGGCGTGCACCTGGTCCGCCACACCGGACGTGGCGAAGGTGGGCAGGCGCAGGAGCACGGTGCCCGGCGCGACCGTCTGCGCCGAGGGCAGGACGGCGCTGCTCAGGACGCGGGGCGTGACGGTCGTGCTCAGCGTGGTCTCGGTCCCGCCCTGGGCGCGGCGGTAGGCGACCGTCACGGGCTGCCCGGCGGCGCTGGCCTGCCCCAGCAGGCCGGTCAGGCGCGCGGCGTGCGCGTCGTCACTGGCGCCGGGCTGGCGGCTCAGCGGCTGGCCGTTCACGCTGAGCAGCGTGTCCCCGCGCCGCAGGCCTGCCTGCGCGGCCGGCGCGCCGGGGAACGCGTCGAGCAGCACCGCGCCGTCCTCGGCCGGGACCGGCGCCCAGCGGACACCCAGGCGGGGCGTGGGGGTGGGCGCGGCGGTGCGGGTGTCCTGGAAAGCGCGGTAGGCGGCGGCGTCCAGGAAGTAGGTGTGGCCGTCGCGCACGCCGTCCACGTAGCTGTTCATGAAGGCGTCGGTCTGCGCGCTCAGGGCGGCGGCGCGCAGGTTGCCGAAGGCCGTGCGGGCGCCGCTCTCGGCCTGCTCGTGCAGCGCCTGGAGGTCGACCTTCGACGTGCCCCAGTAGTTCAGGTTGATGGCCTCGCGGACGTCGAGCAGCTGGTCGTACAGGCTGGGCGTGGCCTGGGCGCGCAGCGGGGCGGGCCGGACGTTCACGTCCATCAGGTGGCGTGGGCCGCCCAGCGCGGCCAGCCACGCGGGGATCAGGGTGCAGGCGGGCTGATCGGGGCGGCCGGGGCGCGCCACGGTGGGCACGTCGTCGTTCTGCGGGGTGGGCAGCGGGTCCGGGGTGGGGGTGGGCGTGCAGGCGGCGAGCAGCAGGGGCAGCAGCAGGAGGTGGGCGCGGGTCACCCCCGTATTGTGGCGCGCGGCGGATGGGTACACTGGCGAACATGACCCGGGCAAGCATCGACCTGAACGCGGATCTGGGCGAGGGCAGCGCGCACGAGGAGGCGGTGATGGCGGCCGTGAGCAGCGCGAACATCGCCTGCGGCGGGCACGCCGGGGACGCGCAGAGCATGCGGGACTCCCTGCGGCTGGCGGCGCGCTTCGGGGTCTCGGCGGGCGCGCACCCGGGGTTCCCGGACCGCGAGGGCTTCGGGCGGCGTGAGCTGCACTTCCCGCCCGACGAGGTGCGGGCCTTCGTGCGCGGGCAGATTGAGGCGCTGAAGGTGATCGCGGCGCGCGAGGGGGTGCCGCTGCGGCACGTCAAGCCGCACGGGATGCTCTACAACATGGCCGTCCGCGACGAGGCGCTGGCCCGCGCGGTGGCGCAGGCGGCGGCCGACAGTGGCGTGCCGCTGTACTTCGGGCTGGCCGCGCCCGGCAGCCTGATGCTGCGTGAGGCGCGCGCCGCCGGCCTGCGCGAGATCGGCGAGGGTTTCGCCGACCGGGGCTACGCACCCGACGGGAGCCTGTGGCCGCGCGCGCAGGCGGGCGCCCTGCTGCCCTTCCCGGCGGCGGTGGCGCAGGGCGTGCGGATCGCCCGCAGTGGCCTGACGGCCGCCGTGAGCGGCGAGGAGGTGGCGGTGCCCGCCCGGACGCTGTGCCTGCACGGCGACGGTGCGGAGGCCGCCGAGCTCGCCGGGGCGCTGCGCGCGGCGCTGGAAGAGGCCGGGCTGCGCGTCACGGCGCCCTGAGCCTGCAGCCACCCCGGGCCGGTTTCCAGACGGACGGTGACCCGGCGCGACGGTGAGTGGCACCTTCAGTATCGGTAAAGACCGCTGTCAGGAGTCCGTGAGAGGGGCTGTGTTGCAATCCGGCACAGATGCTGCCCGATTTCCGATCCGACGTGCTGCGCTCGCCCTTGCATGACGCGGGCGGGGTGTTCCGCACCACGCTCGACCGCCGGATCCTGAACCAGCGGCTGATCGGGGGGATACTGGCCGCGACCCTGCTGGCCGCGCTGTTCCATCAGAACAACCCCTTCGAGCAGCTGGCCCTCACCGCGATGGCTGTGCTGATGGGCGCGCTGCTGGCCGCGCTGACCTTCACGCGGCTGCCACTGCTGACGGTACAGGTGACCGGGCTGCTGGGCGGCTGGGCCTACCTGCTGGCCAAGACGGCGTACGTCCTGTTCGCCCTGCCCGGCGACGCGGGCCTGCCCATGCTGATGGGTCTGGCGCCGTGGGCGGCCGTACTCCTGGCCGCGCACCTGTGGATCCTGGGCGCGCGACGCAGCGCGGTCCTGAACGCGGCCGCGCTGGGCAGCATGGGCGCCCTGCTCCTGATCAAACTCGTCCTGGCCCCGGCCGCCGCGCACAGCAGCGTGACCGGCACGCTGCTGCAGATGCTGCTGGCGAGCGCGGTGCTGCTGTTCGGCCAGCGGCACGCGGCGCAGCGCCTGAGGGCGGACGTCCGCCGCGCGGTGCTGGGGCAGGATACGGCGGGACTCGACGCCCTGACGGGCCTGCCGGACCGCGTGACGCTGGAGCGTCAGCTGGAGGGCCTGTTCCAGCAGGACCCGGAGCAGTTGGTGGTGGCCGCCATCGGCGTGGACACTCCGGGCGGCCAGCCGGCGGACGCGACGTTCCAGCCGCGCCTGGCGGCCCACGTGTCGCGCGTGCTGATGGGCACCGTGCGCGACCAGGACCTGCTGGGCTGCCTGGGCGACGGCGTGGCCGCCCTGGTGATGCGCGCCCCGGACGCCCGCTCGGCCCGCGCCGCCTGCGAGCGGCTGCGGGTGCGCGTGGCGTCGCGGCCCCTGGACGGCATGAACCCCACCGTGACCATCGGGGTGGTGTACGCCGACGGGCACCTGGACGCCCTGGCCCTGCTGCGCGCGGCTGAGGACACCCTGAGCGCCGCGCGGCGCAGCGGCACGAACCGCGTCCTGCTGGGCCCCGTGATCACCGGGGAGGCGCACGAGGCGGCGGAGCATCTGCCCCCACAGGCCCTGCCGGCCTAGCGGGGCTGAACTTTGCGGCACAATTGAGGCGGGGACAGCCCCCGGCCGTGGTGCCCAGTGCCGCCCCCCGCGAGACATCCATCCGCGCGGGCCTCCCTGTCCACCGCGGCGCGTTACCGTCACTCGCCCCGCCCGGCTGAGGGCGTTGGCGGGCCCACCGCCCTCGACCGACCAGCACGCCGCGGTGAGGCGGAAAGGATCACGATGAAAAGCAAACAGTGTCTGGTGATCGGCCTGGGCCGCTTCGGTACGGCGGTGGCGACCACCCTGTACGAAATGGGTCACGAGGTCGTGGCCATTGATCAGCATGAAGACAACGTCGAGCGGGTCATGAACCTCGTGACGCACGCCGCGATCGTGGACGCCAGCGACGAGCGGGCCCTGCGCGCCCTGGGCGTCGGGGATTTCGACGTGGTGGTGGTCGCCATCGGCACGGACGTGCAGGCGAACATCCTGGCGACCATGAACGCCAAGAGTCTGGGCGCTCCGTACGTGGTGAGCAAGGCCATCGACGAGATGGCGCGGCGGGTGCTCGAGCGCATCGGGGCGGATCTCGTCATCCGGCCTGAGCACGACATGGGCGTGCGGCTGGCGCGGCAGATCGCCACGCCGAACATCGTGGACACCCTGGATCTGGGCGGCGACTACGCCATCGTGGAGATCGAGGCGAACGAGCGCCTGAAGGGCACGCTGCGCGACCTGAACCTCACGGGGCGCTTCAACGTGCAGATCATCGCGATCAGCCGCGCCGGGAAGATCGAGGTGACACCCCGCGCCGAGGACGAGCTGCGCCCGCACGACAAGCTGGTCGTGATCGGCACCAGTCACAACATCGACGACCTGCGCCGCTACCTGGGCGAGTGAGCCGCGCGGGGCCACGCCGCGCCGGGCAGGGCGCTCAGGCCGCCCGCAGTGCCACAACTAGGGCGGCCAGCAGGGGCAGCAGGGCGCTCAGGCCCCACACGGTCAGCGGACGCGCCGCGCCGGGCCGCAGCAGGAGCAGCGCGAGCAGCGCCGCGAAGACCAGCGTGGCCAGCAGGTAGAAGGTCGCCATACCCGGCAGCATAGCGTGGGCGGTCCTAGCGCTCCGCGCGGGCCTGCGCGGCGTCCAGCGCAGCCCGGGCACCCAGTTTCCCGGTGGTGGCCTGCGTGATGGCGTCCTCGATCAGGGCTGTCCAGGCGGCGTACTCGGGGGTGGTGGGGCGCGGCACCGCCCGGCCGATCTGGGCATGCGCAGCGCGCAGCTGCGGATTCTTCGCGTACCAGTCGTCCAGCAGGGGCGTCACGGCCCGCCGGGGGGGACGTAGGCGGTGGCCTTCACCCAGTCGGCCAGCCGGGTGGGCTGCATCAGGTACTGCCAGAAGGCCACGGCGCCCGCCTGCTCGGCGGCGGGGGTGCCTCTCGGGACACTCAGGGTCGCGCCGCCCAGCGGGACGGTGCAGGCGCCCTCCTTCTCGCAGGGGAACGGCGCGATCCCCAGGTTGAAGAACGGCAGCCGGCGCGCGTCGGTCCAGTTGGCGACGCTGGCGAGCACGAACACGTTCTGCCCGCGCGCGAAGTCGAACGCGGCGCGCACCGCCTCGTTCAGCCCGCGTGGCTGGGCCTGACCGGCGGCGCTCATGCGGGCCAGCTGCGTCAGGGCGTCCACGGCGTCGGGGCCGTTCAGGCGGGGGCGGTCGCCGCTGCTGAGTGTCCCGCCGCGCGAGAGGACGTTCGCCTCGAAGGTCCAGGCGTCGGCGGCGGCCACCAGGGGGCGGCGGCCTCCGGTCGCCAGCGCGCGGCTCTGGGCTTCCAGCTGCGCCCAGGTATCCGGGGCATTCAGGCCCGCCTTCTTCAGCAGCCCGGCGTTGTACATCAGCACGGGCACGCTGACGTTCCAGGGGAGGCCGTAGGTGCGCTCGTCCAGCTGCCCGGTCTTCCACACGGCGGGGTAGAAGTCACCGCGCAGCGCGCCGGGCAGGTCGTCCACGCGGCCACTCAGGTCGGTGAGCTGCCCGGCGCGGGCCAGTGCGGGGAACTGCGTGAATTCCAGCTGCACGAGCGCGGGCGCCGAGCCGCTCCGCAGGGCCGCCTGGAGTTTGGGCAGCAGGTCACGGTAGGTGCCCTGCGCGACCGGGACGACCTCGTAGGTGCTCTGTGAGGCGTTGAACTCGCGGGCGTAGGTCTGCACGGCACCCTGCACGCCGCCCATGGCGTGCCAGAACTCCACGCGGACAGGCGCGGCGTGCGCGGCGGTGGCGAGCAGCAGGGCGGTCAGGGGCAGGGCGCGCATGATGCGGGCAGCATAGCGGGCGCGCCTGACGGGCGTCTTGGGGGCTCAGGGCAGCACGGGGTACAGATCCACGCGGCTGCCCGGGCGCACGTCGGCGCGCGCGGCGATCCCCACGACCGCCACGCCGGTGCGGCCGTTCAGGCGGGTGATCAGCGGCACGAGCTCTCCCACGTCCAGACCCTGCACGTACTCGCTGGGCACGCCGCGGGACGTGAGGTCGAGGGTGGCGTCCTGCACGAGTTCCCCGATCTGGTCCTGCACGCGCCGCAGGTCGCCCAGCGTGACGGTGCCGCGGCGGATGACCTGATCCGCCCGGTAGAGCATGACGTTGGGCCGCGCGTCGCAGGTCAGGTCCACCGCGAAGCCCACAGCGGCGTTCTGCGCGGCGCGGCACTGCACGAAGGCACTGGCGTTCAGGCCACGCAACTTGGTTTCCAGCGCGCCGCGCGCCACCGGATTCAGGCGCGCGGCCGGGCTGCCCCTGGCTCCGCGGGCGGCGGCGCTGCGCGCGGCGTCACTCAGGAACTGGTCGAGATTGCGCACGCCGGGCACGACCGCGGCGTACACCAGATCGTTCTTGGGGTAGGCGAGGTCGGTGTTGCGGGTGGCGCTGAGTTCGGCGCGGCTGCTGGAGTACTCGTCCTGCAACCGGCCCAGGGTGGCGCGCAGGGCCTCGTTGCTGTCACGCAGCTGCTGCTGCTGCGCCTGCAGGGCGTTCAGGTCGTCCCGGACCCGGTCGCGGTCGCGGGCGGCCTGATCACG encodes:
- a CDS encoding DUF4384 domain-containing protein, with protein sequence MKKPALLLALTASILGAATPALAAPKLSAQSIIVNPVPTSLSARVWVDRDPGGDRTPFYRVGDRISISTTVNEDAYVYLFNINPDGTTDQILPNRLSGSAFVRAGQTRTFPAQGDNFVFNISGPRGINKVLVIASRTPLNLDQLSQYQQGETFATVQPKTQAGLAQALSIVVNPVEQPVPQQNWTSDTVRYSVGR
- a CDS encoding SDR family NAD(P)-dependent oxidoreductase; its protein translation is MTQPAPAPRHPTARPVVLLTGASSGIGRATATELASLGYALVIAARRADELHALARQLDPSGARVLAVPTDVTDDTSRRALIAAAHAHFGRIDTLINNAGVTVEKGWWWNDPDPLRVLRVNLEAPIELTRLVLPELQARGSGHIVNIGSVAGRAATNGMYSASKFGIRGFSLALRRELLGTGVHVSLVAPGFVRSEMTASARLPMPGPEVVARAVARVLLRPKAETIVPRLYQPLVWLDGLIPALGDAVVQRLIWRRYDHSGDADPKGAGTKR
- a CDS encoding S8 family serine peptidase, whose protein sequence is MIRRHLPHALLGGLLLGSALAATSIPGRPPAPTVPVPVAPAPLEEIPPLSPSTPAPGTTPSTVAPAPRPVTPTTPAAQPVTPGDPLFAAQWNLALIRMPQAWALERSAPVTVAVLDTGYVRSAELGARAVNGYDFVSDPRRAGDGSGRDADASAVGTFAYHGEVIANLIGAAHDGRGMAGINPAARIVHVRVADTEGTITVPDLVDGLKWAAGIPVAGAPVNPNPAKLLNLSLFADFIPLTGCDARVQAAVDAVTARGALVIAGAANDGQDASGYSPAGCRNVLTVTSVTEAGQRPAYANWGRSVALAAPGGDPARGIPSLSVSGPGGQRSPNGTSFAAPHATGVASLLLGVRPALSPALLRAYLTGSATPFPGGRCDPQPAQTCGAGTLNAEGALKRALASSLGK
- a CDS encoding nitrilase-related carbon-nitrogen hydrolase; protein product: MTAPTPQAPRHVRAVAVQPHWSARDFTTPDAFRRWMRAQLDMARPHLQEGGVNLVVLTELNGLPLVLRGGGWALRLRTFERVALALFLARLPRALPVLLRERVSPIRALQLADIDTNTELYLRTCRELAREYGVYLCCGSAPMPRYTRHGEVLRRAPGVLTNQTVLLDPHGDLIGVTDKVHLTPDEEAGGVDLTPGDLSDLRVFPTPAGDLGVAISLDAFRADVIGSLAAQGCTVLLQPDANGAPWTSQEGLPPDPARVRDQPVAWLESSWQVTAQRQIPYAVNPMVVGNLLDLTFDGQSAITGPAEQAPSLRSYVLTDPRPGFLALAPWVTEGTPDELRQAGLDRAAHSGHPLENEYREDTLHADLTLPPAARPAPPRTPHEDALDALLRGEAHAPRPGTWRAALPALPLLALPLLALALLRRRP
- a CDS encoding 5-oxoprolinase subunit B family protein, with amino-acid sequence MPAPSGPQLPIFEWLGDAALTVRTPLARELYASLRAQPLRGVQEAVPALDLLTLLLDRSTDGEAVPEAVRARLATLHPAPGGTGRTLVVPVTFGGPDLDWCAAHAGLSRAGFVGALCAAPLEVAFLGFTPGFAFLTGLPSELQMPRLDTPRERVPAGSVALGGPWAGVYPRETPGGWRLVGRTALNFFDLSRAAPVPWQPGDRVRFEVRA
- a CDS encoding biotin-dependent carboxyltransferase family protein, with product MTAPLPRGSRPVPGGPLATGATVLRAGVQSTVQDAGRRARALGVPAGGAADPVARRLANALVGNAADAAGLEVTLGGPTVLFHEAALVSLCGAPFDATLDGVSFPLWRAVPVQAGQTLTVGGTARGLRAFLAVRGGLHGHEVFGSRATDLRAGFGGLEGRALRPGDHLTWAPLPARAARRAFIAPDLHTPTGPHHELRMLGTGDLTDDLRAALLDRPFTVSPQADRMGARLSESVAAPRDPARPSLPNVPGLLQLPPDGRPILLLPDAGTHGGYPTPLVVIRADLPRLGQLRPGDTLTLREVSRQDARAAHLAQERALRPAEWSLAL